Proteins from one Sabethes cyaneus chromosome 2, idSabCyanKW18_F2, whole genome shotgun sequence genomic window:
- the LOC128733418 gene encoding perlucin-like, with amino-acid sequence MYRSLLFLALVTRLVQFCLSQDSELIPGPAEVASEVNSNIDPKSDLSPDEFLRRGKQYFIHCSEKVGFFSAWRSCNDLGLELAAVVSEKDNQLLAEKAAHVHQELWLSGTNLGRRGDWIWLVSRRQVGWGNDYLKWAPGQPQGADKCMLVSVNSQGGIWKAADCHEHHCFVCQKYLT; translated from the exons ATGTATCGGTCGTTACTTTTTCTTGCGCTTGTCACCAGACTCGTTCAATTTTGTCTCAGTCAGGATAGTGAATTGATACCCGGACCGGCAGAGGTAGCCTCGGAAGTGAATTCAAATATAGATC CAAAATCTGATCTGTCACCGGATGAATTCCTTAGAAGAGGCAAACAATATTTCATACATTGTTCGGAAAAg GTTGGATTCTTCTCGGCATGGCGTAGCTGCAACGATCTAGGATTGGAATTAGCGGCGGTAGTTTCTGAGAAAGATAATCAGCTGCTGGCTGAAAAAGCGGCACACGTGCATCAGGAGCTTTGGTTGAGTGGAACAAATCTCGGCAGAAGAGGCGACTGGATTTGGTTGGTCAGCCGTCGCCAAGTCGGTTGGGGAAACGATTACCTCAAGTGGGCACCGGGACAACCACAGGGCGCTGATAAATGTATGCTAGTTTCAGTAAACAGTCAGGGCGGTATTTGGAAAGCTGCGGATTGCCATGAACATCACTGTTTTGTCTGCCAAAAGtatcttacctag
- the LOC128736091 gene encoding clotting factor G beta subunit-like — protein MKYYLAVISVVVFSVILNRHSVNLQKCGERQIKTRDLITNSFDVQPGDYPWHIAIFKTSPIRQYICGGTLVGQSVVITSAHCVIVPGLRTARQPDELLVLVGKHLLNVQSNSVAEYQLSSIIIYQNSGDTERVKHDIALLITKEPVVYGKFVQPACLPTFSLIRSKLTGTIVGWGYTEQNAVSNTLRAANVPIVLKDDCIQSNQEAFRDSVTDNMFCAGYRNGTNACNGDSGGGLFRNIN, from the coding sequence ATGAAGTATTATCTCGCCGTGATTTCAGTGGTGGTGTTTTCGGTAATATTAAACCGGCATTCGGTGAACTTGCAAAAATGTGGCGAAAGGCAAATAAAAACTCGTGATCTAATAACAAACAGCTTCGATGTTCAGCCCGGTGATTATCCATGGCATATCGCCATCTTCAAAACATCACCAATCAGGCAGTACATCTGCGGTGGAACATTGGTCGGGCAAAGCGTTGTTATTACCTCGGCGCATTGTGTCATAGTTCCCGGGTTAAGAACGGCAAGGCAACCCGATGAGCTACTGGTTCTAGTTGGGAAGCATTTACTAAATGTTCAAAGTAACTCCGTCGCAGAGTATCAGTTAAGTTCGATAATTATCTATCAGAACTCCGGTGATACAGAACGTGTGAAACATGACATAGCATTGCTGATAACTAAAGAGCCAGTAGTTTATGGAAAATTTGTTCAACCGGCATGTCTACCAACGTTCTCCTTAATCCGAAGTAAGTTGACTGGTACGATTGTCGGATGGGGTTACACGGAACAAAATGCGGTTTCTAATACATTGAGGGCAGCAAATGTACCGATCGTTCTGAAAGATGATTGCATTCAGAGCAACCAGGAAGCGTTTAGGGACAGTGTTACGGATAACATGTTTTGTGCTGGGTATCGAAATGGCACGAATGCTTGCAACGGAGACAGTGGAGGTGGAttgttccgaaatattaac
- the LOC128733417 gene encoding perlucin-like, with protein sequence MVGDSPFALSVNIKETSLLIVRRISNASVGAAAMNFVGIFILISCFLSITVTSPIVDEDDDSTFGCNCLDDRQHERRTMKKQYFVHNNQEVTFLEAWRRCLSVGHQLATITSEKDSQLIEQAIAKSSNTKGPWYIAGTDLGSEGHFVWISTNKPVGYLTGYLNYSPGQPDNAGGNENCLEIGRWGGVVWNDVPCEWKQRYICEYVTWN encoded by the exons ATGGTCGGGGATTCACCGTTCGCACTGAGTGTGAATATAAAGGAAACATCGCTGCTTATTGTGAGAAGAATTTCAAATGCCTCTGTAGGTGCAGCAGCAATGAACTTCGTCGGTATTTTTATTCTTATCAGTTGCTTTCTTTCTATTACTGTAACATCACCTATAGTGGATGAAGATGACG ATTCCACTTTTGGGTGTAATTGTTTGGACGATAGGCAACATGAAAGAAGGACAATGAAGAAACAGTACTTCGTCCACAACAATCAGGAAGTTACGTTTCTGGAAGCTTGGAGACGTTGTTTGAGTGTTGGGCACCAGCTGGCCACTATAACTTCGGAGAAGGACAGCCAATTGATAGAGCAAGCGATTGCAAAATCAAGTAACACAAAAGGTCCTTGGTACATAGCAGGAACGGATTTGGGAAGTGAGGGCCATTTTGTATGGATCTCTACCAATAAACCGGTCGGATATTTGACTGGCTATTTAAATTACTCTCCTGGACAACCGGATAATGCTGGAGGAAACGAAAATTGCTTAGAAATAGGCCGCTGGGGCGGGGTCGTTTGGAATGATGTACCGTGTGAATGGAAGCAGCGTTATATTTGCGAATACGTAACATGGAATTAG
- the LOC128736093 gene encoding perlucin-like codes for MNFISIFVLISCFLTVIPTSPIADEDDDSSFGCNNLDGRKTVKKQYFVHSNQEVTFWEAWRRCSSVGHQLATITSEKDSQLIEQAITKSGKTKGPWYIAGTDMGNEGHFVWITNNKPVGYMTGYLNYSPGQPNNWLGIEHCLEIGRWGGAAWNDVPCDWKQGYICENVT; via the exons ATGAACTTTATTAGTATATTTGTTCTTATCAGTTGCTTTCTTACTGTTATACCAACATCACCAATAGCAGATGAAGATGATG ATTCCAGCTTCGGATGTAATAATTTGGATGGCAGGAAAACAGTGAAGAAACAGTACTTTGTTCATAGCAATCAAGAGGTTACATTTTGGGAGGCTTGGAGACGTTGTTCGAGCGTTGGGCACCAGCTGGCCACGATAACTTCGGAGAAGGACAGCCAATTGATAGAGCAAGCGATTACAAAATCAGGCAAAACCAAAGGCCCTTGGTACATAGCGGGAACAGATATgggaaatgagggtcattttgTTTGGATCACCAACAATAAACCAGTCGGATATATGACTGGCTATTTAAATTACTCTCCCGGTCAACCGAACAATTGGCTAGGAATTGAACATTGCTTGGAAATCGGTCGTTGGGGAGGAGCCGCTTGGAACGATGTTCCTTGTGATTGGAAGCAGGGTTATATTTGCGAAAACGTTACCTAA
- the LOC128737325 gene encoding C-type lectin 37Db-like encodes MTNQAMSFLSIIVILTVYICFTKAHDEVLGNQTVRDILTKNKCLCPCTMAASGGWKNFLVPFKEGSWFEAISYCNENGMSLVQIRDQYDSKELQDWLGEYGYGQSETFWIAANDLATAGVFRWGLTNKQVKYKQWSAGEPNSALIRGETEHCVELIAQSMKWNDSVCSKRLKFICERYVE; translated from the exons ATGACAAATCAAGCGATGTCATTCTTATCAATAATAGTAATACTTACAGTATACATTTGCTTTACAAAAGCTCACGATGAAGTCCTCGGAAATCAAACAGTGAGAG ACATTTTGACGAAAAACAAATGTCTCTGCCCTTGTACGATGGCTGCCTCTGGAGGCTGGAAAAATTTCTTAGTCCCTTTTAAA GAAGGAAGTTGGTTCGAGGCAATTTCCTATTGCAACGAGAATGGCATGTCGTTAGTTCAGATTCGTGATCAATATGACAGTAAAGAGCTCCAGGATTGGCTCGGCGAGTACGGGTACGGACAGAGTGAGACATTCTGGATTGCTGCTAATGATCTTGCTACGGCGGGTGTTTTTCGGTGGGGTTTAACAAATAAGCAAGTAAAATACAAACAGTGGTCTGCTGGGGAACCAAATTCAGCATTGATTCGGGGAGAAACCGAACACTGCGTAGAACTGATAGCACAATCGATGAAGTGGAACGATTCAGTTTGCTCGAAGAGACTAAAGTTTATTTGTGAGAGATATGTAGAATAA